Within the Candidatus Paceibacter sp. genome, the region CAAACCTGTTCGGATCTCCCAGATCAACTTTAAACTGGGAATAAAAGGATTCCTGATAACCGTTCTCCCAAGGACAGCCCGGTTTGGAACGAGAGATTAGGGAACCGACATTTTCCAGAATGGTTCTGAAATCTTTAGCGTCGTATTCCGTTCCGTTGTCGGAATGAAAGATTGCCGGTCTGGGATTATGGATCAAAGCGGACAGCAAGGCGTTGGCTGTTAACTGGACGCTGTGATTGGTCAAAACGGACAATCCTTTTACTTTTCTGGTAAACAAATCAAATATCGTGGCTAGATAAACGAATTTTCCTTTAAACGGAATGTAAGTGAAGTCCGATGCCCAGATATGGTTTTCGTAAAACGGACAACTGACCAGCAAAAGGTTGGGATAACAACAATCGCTCGGTTTGTTGATTTTAAAGGGTTTTCTGGCTCTTCGGCGGTATGGTTTGATTCCAAACAGCTTCATCGCCCTGATAACCGCTTTCTTGTTCCGTTTAAGGGCAAGCGCCAGTCTTTTATGGCCATAGCTCGGATGCTCTCTTAACACTTCCTCTATTCGGCATTTCAAAGACCAGTCTTTAATCGGTTGCTTTGGTTGATAATACAAAGAGGAGCGGGAAAGGTTGGCGTAAGGAACAAGTTCGCTGTTGGGCAAGACGCTTGTCCTTATCATTTCTTTTTCGTGTTCGGAAGCGGCAACGGATACGGAAACACCTTCGTTTTTAATTCGGTTGATAATCTGCTCCTTTATTTCCGGAGCGACGCGATATGATTTTTTCATATAGCTGATTCTACAAAATTACGCTGATAATTTCATGGAATCAGTGTCTTAAATTTGGGGTACCTGCCAAGGTATTCTACAAGGCAACAGGTGTTGCGTTATATTCTTGAATCTACCCACAGATGTTTGTCGTTATTTTTTATTCTGTTAAGATAATGTCATGGA harbors:
- a CDS encoding DDE-type integrase/transposase/recombinase, producing MKKSYRVAPEIKEQIINRIKNEGVSVSVAASEHEKEMIRTSVLPNSELVPYANLSRSSLYYQPKQPIKDWSLKCRIEEVLREHPSYGHKRLALALKRNKKAVIRAMKLFGIKPYRRRARKPFKINKPSDCCYPNLLLVSCPFYENHIWASDFTYIPFKGKFVYLATIFDLFTRKVKGLSVLTNHSVQLTANALLSALIHNPRPAIFHSDNGTEYDAKDFRTILENVGSLISRSKPGCPWENGYQESFYSQFKVDLGDPNRF